The Castor canadensis chromosome 13, mCasCan1.hap1v2, whole genome shotgun sequence genome has a window encoding:
- the C13H9orf153 gene encoding uncharacterized protein C9orf153 homolog isoform X2 — translation MFLPRYSNPTKGSKVPTCGRCSLPELYVLVENFNEEKKSNLLKIHGISHKEAQKLLTKNLNVMSFISGTGTKREDPQPVFTCNVVKKEEMPESMADILHHSLLLNAASPVERFSRSQQRLSQSGIPPPKHTFPYDIITDDHSAVSWSTFWKKIQATRILSRSHSSTPRPQPVILEDKVPRYFLADPG, via the exons ATGTTCCTCCCAAGATACAGCAATCCAACTAAAGGCAGTAAAGTACCAACATGTGGAAGGTGTTCG CTGCCAGAATTATATGTATTGGTTGAGAATTTTAATGAGGAGAAGAAATCAAATCTCCTAAAAATTCATGGCATTTCACATAAGGAAGCACAGAAACTACTTACTAAAAACCTGAATGTCATGTCATTCATCAGTGGAACTGGGACCAAAAGAGAAGATCCTCAACCTGTTTTCACATGTAATGTGGTTAAAAAGGAGGAGATGCCGGAATCCATGGCTGATATCCTCCACCACAGCCTGCTGCTGAATGCTGCCTCCCCAGTGGAACGGTTCTCCAGGTCCCAGCAGAGACTGAGCCAGAGCGGGATCCCTCCTCCCAAGCACACTTTTCCTTATGACATTATCACCGATGACCACAGTGCTGTGTCTTGGAGTACCTTTTGGAAAAAGATTCAGGCCACCAGAATACTAAGCAGGTCCCACAGCTCCACTCCCAGACCACAGCCAGTGATCCTTGAAGATAAAGTTCCCAGATACTTCTTAGCGGATCCAG GTTga
- the C13H9orf153 gene encoding uncharacterized protein C9orf153 homolog isoform X1 codes for MFLPRYSNPTKGSKVPTCGRCSLPELYVLVENFNEEKKSNLLKIHGISHKEAQKLLTKNLNVMSFISGTGTKREDPQPVFTCNVVKKEEMPESMADILHHSLLLNAASPVERFSRSQQRLSQSGIPPPKHTFPYDIITDDHSAVSWSTFWKKIQATRILSRSHSSTPRPQPVILEDKVPRYFLADPEKQFLDLKDLEWRYFKGLVKWKHTIAISFMDIKYDTEKRFVESQGMPGAIFPPLVHKSLVVYPQVDYQKERTSCFKWAV; via the exons ATGTTCCTCCCAAGATACAGCAATCCAACTAAAGGCAGTAAAGTACCAACATGTGGAAGGTGTTCG CTGCCAGAATTATATGTATTGGTTGAGAATTTTAATGAGGAGAAGAAATCAAATCTCCTAAAAATTCATGGCATTTCACATAAGGAAGCACAGAAACTACTTACTAAAAACCTGAATGTCATGTCATTCATCAGTGGAACTGGGACCAAAAGAGAAGATCCTCAACCTGTTTTCACATGTAATGTGGTTAAAAAGGAGGAGATGCCGGAATCCATGGCTGATATCCTCCACCACAGCCTGCTGCTGAATGCTGCCTCCCCAGTGGAACGGTTCTCCAGGTCCCAGCAGAGACTGAGCCAGAGCGGGATCCCTCCTCCCAAGCACACTTTTCCTTATGACATTATCACCGATGACCACAGTGCTGTGTCTTGGAGTACCTTTTGGAAAAAGATTCAGGCCACCAGAATACTAAGCAGGTCCCACAGCTCCACTCCCAGACCACAGCCAGTGATCCTTGAAGATAAAGTTCCCAGATACTTCTTAGCGGATCCAG AAAAACAGTTCCTGGATCTAAAGGATCTGGAATGGAGATATTTTAAGGGGCTTGTGAAATGGAAGCATACTATTGCAATTTCATTCATGGACATAAAGTATGATACTGAGAAGAGATTTGTAGAAAGCCAGGGCATGCCTGGTGCTATTTTTCCTCCTCTAGTTCATAAGTCTTTGGTTGTTTATCCTCAGGTTgattatcaaaaagaaagaacttcCTGTTTTAAATGGGCTGTGTAG